From Enhydrobacter sp., the proteins below share one genomic window:
- a CDS encoding ParB/RepB/Spo0J family partition protein, whose product MITSVPFSALLAPKDNPRRAFDKKAIEGLAQSIKKDGVIHNLTVQPEGRNKYRVVAGKRRYLALAYLNKKGEIAASYKVPIRFDKKASAEDLSRIATVENVQREQLDPIDEAEAFVRLLGKGTKIDDVSAETGVSVPMIKRRVALADLTPEVKEAVRTKLVSLSVAEVLTLATPDKQKLWLKDLKRNPGFDARYLRSVLLDEKPSAAIALFPLEKYQGTYTRDLFGEKEATYFDDCEQFMTLQREAVDALAEQHRKDAAWVEVSTDHAVSWWQYRQAKKKEPSGVIIHLAPSGHVEVRKGLVRQEVDKKAAQGKGEEKKPRERPAVSKVTWRYLNAHRTLALQMALMENPRKAKEATAALLLNGCPSAAIGLRAHEALRELAQRPGSSNAYEIVDTTCRKLLGKLGIGDRMNGETPAWAHLHHAGADWTRIVSGIRSLSAAELDALIALSVILCFGAERMEAAEPEETFFSSLAKDLALDMRKVWTPDELFLSGLVREELVKVAKESGALAKQPKLAFASKKELVAGLAGYFKRTADPKAQLDESDAKGHSWLPSCMAVCTSSMTASTAKCR is encoded by the coding sequence GTGATCACCAGCGTACCGTTTTCGGCGCTCCTCGCGCCCAAGGACAATCCCCGCCGTGCCTTCGACAAGAAGGCGATCGAGGGCCTCGCCCAGAGCATCAAGAAGGACGGAGTCATCCACAACCTGACGGTCCAACCCGAGGGCAGGAACAAGTACCGCGTGGTGGCCGGCAAGCGTCGGTACCTCGCGCTCGCGTACCTCAACAAGAAGGGGGAGATCGCGGCCTCCTACAAGGTGCCGATCCGCTTCGACAAAAAAGCGTCGGCCGAAGACCTGTCGCGCATCGCCACGGTCGAGAACGTCCAGCGCGAACAGCTCGATCCGATCGACGAAGCGGAAGCGTTCGTCCGGCTCCTCGGCAAGGGCACCAAGATCGATGACGTGTCGGCCGAAACCGGCGTCTCCGTGCCGATGATCAAGCGTCGCGTGGCGCTCGCGGACCTCACGCCAGAGGTCAAGGAAGCGGTCAGGACCAAGCTGGTCTCGCTGTCGGTCGCCGAGGTGCTCACGCTCGCCACGCCGGACAAGCAGAAGCTCTGGCTCAAGGACCTCAAGCGCAATCCCGGCTTCGATGCCCGGTATCTGCGCTCGGTGCTCCTGGACGAGAAGCCGTCAGCCGCGATCGCGCTTTTCCCGCTCGAGAAGTACCAGGGCACCTACACCCGGGACCTCTTCGGCGAGAAGGAAGCCACCTACTTCGACGACTGCGAGCAGTTCATGACGCTGCAGCGCGAGGCTGTGGACGCCCTGGCCGAGCAGCACCGCAAGGATGCTGCCTGGGTGGAGGTCAGCACGGACCATGCGGTGTCGTGGTGGCAGTACCGGCAGGCCAAGAAGAAGGAGCCTTCCGGCGTCATCATCCACCTCGCCCCGTCGGGCCATGTCGAAGTCCGCAAAGGCTTGGTGCGACAGGAGGTGGACAAGAAGGCTGCCCAGGGCAAGGGCGAGGAGAAGAAGCCCCGCGAGCGTCCGGCAGTCTCCAAGGTCACTTGGCGCTACCTCAACGCCCATCGGACCTTGGCCCTCCAGATGGCGCTGATGGAGAACCCGCGGAAGGCCAAGGAGGCAACGGCGGCTCTTCTCCTCAACGGCTGTCCGTCGGCAGCGATCGGTCTCCGGGCGCACGAGGCACTGCGCGAGCTCGCCCAGCGTCCCGGATCGTCCAATGCCTACGAAATCGTCGATACCACCTGCCGCAAGCTCCTCGGCAAATTGGGGATCGGCGACAGGATGAACGGCGAGACGCCAGCGTGGGCGCATCTGCACCACGCCGGCGCCGACTGGACGCGAATAGTTTCCGGCATCCGGTCGCTGAGCGCAGCCGAGCTCGACGCCCTGATCGCCCTGTCGGTGATCCTGTGTTTCGGCGCCGAGCGCATGGAAGCCGCGGAGCCCGAGGAGACATTCTTCTCGAGCCTCGCTAAGGATCTCGCGCTCGACATGCGCAAGGTCTGGACGCCAGATGAGCTCTTCTTGAGCGGGCTGGTGCGGGAGGAGCTCGTCAAGGTGGCAAAGGAGAGCGGCGCGCTCGCGAAGCAACCGAAACTCGCCTTCGCTTCCAAGAAAGAGCTGGTTGCCGGTCTTGCCGGTTACTTCAAACGAACTGCTGATCCCAAAGCGCAGCTCGATGAGAGCGACGCGAAGGGCCACTCTTGGCTGCCATCGTGCATGGCCGTGTGCACGTCGTCCATGACTGCCAGCACCGCAAAGTGTCGGTGA
- a CDS encoding type IV secretion system DNA-binding domain-containing protein, producing MANDITYIGQVNYHRDRRRFGIRRDDRLMHIHIIGKTGVGKSTLLRHMALQDYAGGEGFALIDPHGDLVEELHQEGRRLGLHEAIYLDAADPEQPYGYNPLRQVRPEFIPLAASGLLEVLKKMWADAWGVRMEHILRNCLYALLEQPDATLSDIGRLLNDRSYRKQIASSLANEAVRRFWTSEFDRYSFGYRADGAAAIQNKVGAFLADPLIRRILTEPKEPISLRRIMDEGKVLLVNLSKGRIGEDSAALLGGLLVTTIGLAAFSRADSEPADRRDFFVYLDEFQTWTTLAVANMLSELRKYRVGLTLAHQYLHQLDPDIRHAVLGNAATLIVFRVGAEDASYVGRELLGAVDERDLQSLENRHMFVRLLVNGEPCKPFSAVTSSRAGPRGGESSW from the coding sequence ATGGCGAACGACATCACGTACATCGGCCAGGTGAACTACCACCGTGACCGTCGCCGGTTCGGCATCCGCCGGGACGACCGGCTCATGCACATTCACATCATCGGCAAGACGGGGGTCGGCAAGAGCACGCTCCTTCGCCATATGGCCTTGCAGGACTACGCCGGCGGCGAGGGATTCGCCCTCATCGACCCGCACGGCGATCTCGTGGAGGAGCTGCATCAGGAAGGGCGAAGGCTCGGCCTTCACGAAGCCATCTACCTGGACGCGGCCGATCCCGAACAACCCTACGGATACAATCCGCTGCGGCAGGTGCGGCCGGAGTTCATCCCCCTGGCCGCTTCCGGCCTCCTGGAGGTCCTCAAGAAGATGTGGGCGGACGCCTGGGGCGTGCGCATGGAGCACATCCTGCGCAACTGCCTTTACGCGCTGCTCGAGCAGCCGGACGCCACCCTGTCCGATATCGGCCGGCTCCTCAACGACCGGTCCTATCGAAAGCAGATCGCGAGCTCGCTCGCGAACGAGGCGGTGCGTCGTTTCTGGACCAGCGAGTTCGACCGATATTCGTTCGGCTATCGGGCGGACGGCGCCGCCGCGATCCAGAACAAGGTCGGGGCGTTCCTCGCCGACCCGCTGATCCGCCGCATCCTGACGGAGCCGAAAGAGCCCATTTCCCTGCGTCGCATCATGGACGAGGGCAAGGTGCTGCTTGTCAATTTAAGCAAGGGGCGGATCGGCGAAGACAGCGCGGCGCTCCTGGGTGGGCTACTGGTCACCACCATCGGCCTCGCTGCGTTTAGCCGTGCCGATTCCGAGCCCGCAGATCGTCGCGACTTCTTCGTCTATCTCGACGAGTTTCAGACCTGGACCACCCTGGCCGTCGCCAACATGCTCTCAGAGCTGCGCAAGTACCGGGTGGGGCTCACGCTCGCGCACCAGTACCTGCATCAGCTCGACCCCGACATCCGGCATGCCGTCCTGGGCAACGCCGCTACGCTCATCGTATTCCGAGTAGGGGCAGAGGATGCGTCCTATGTCGGCCGCGAGTTGCTCGGTGCCGTCGACGAGCGGGATCTCCAAAGTTTGGAGAATCGCCACATGTTCGTCCGGTTGCTCGTCAATGGAGAGCCGTGCAAACCCTTCAGTGCCGTGACGTCGAGCCGGGCCGGACCACGCGGCGGGGAGTCTTCTTGGTGA
- a CDS encoding thermonuclease family protein: MTGPAGAESPLLGTASVVDGDTLEIRSQRVRLHGIDAPESRQLCTRQDGTRWRCGQQAALALADRIGTATVRCEGNSRDRYGRLIAVCYKNKEDLNRWMVANGWAVAYRRYSLAYAPDEDRARAARNGIWSSTFDMPWDWRAGVKRQ; encoded by the coding sequence ATCACGGGTCCGGCGGGTGCCGAGTCACCACTCCTGGGCACTGCATCAGTAGTCGACGGAGACACGCTGGAGATTCGATCGCAAAGGGTCAGATTGCATGGCATCGATGCGCCCGAAAGCCGGCAATTGTGTACTCGTCAGGATGGGACGCGGTGGCGCTGTGGTCAGCAAGCTGCGCTGGCTCTGGCCGATAGGATTGGAACGGCCACCGTCCGCTGTGAAGGTAACTCGCGGGACCGATATGGTCGGCTGATCGCGGTTTGCTACAAGAACAAGGAGGATCTTAATCGCTGGATGGTGGCCAATGGCTGGGCAGTAGCCTACCGACGGTATTCTCTAGCCTATGCTCCCGACGAAGATCGAGCGCGTGCTGCTCGGAACGGCATTTGGTCGTCTACGTTCGACATGCCGTGGGATTGGCGAGCCGGTGTGAAGCGCCAGTAG
- a CDS encoding phage holin family protein: MSVFDRVRALLRPEVDRTYAADIKPLMDFSTVDLEKIRTDLAIVRRGAERGAQNEPPSNASGLDEVELEIVNAVSSLRNEGFENYHKQTSAYDGRLARLDLRTIVPQIKTMLHDAEADFGAAVTTDTNYVFAKKDEVTEAQAAYDSFRGRHRLDRLPELEKNPILAFGILLVIFLAETVANSGFFSATHPGGWLGAVFEAAAISVINLAIGFILGIFALRYIRLPSFLWRLPMGILTVFLVGFAIIFNVFAAHYRDAFALVPPEADNFMLEASRLALSKLISAKYALVGFQSYLMVLVGLLVVTYASYKGLAWLDPYPGYGAVYRRHLFRRNEYLRLIDELVRNLQDRKDQAIAELRESIADIRRRDEEYGVVISERSRLTHRFNSYQDSLERGAEALLAGYRGANRKARTEPQPQTFGQPWRAGWSREVVLGDTSKEERRTAVEELLSAIAVSQTKLLEAFNGALKEYEKLRDFGAGARPSASAAN; this comes from the coding sequence GTGAGCGTGTTCGATCGCGTTCGCGCGCTTCTTCGTCCTGAAGTGGATCGCACGTATGCGGCAGACATCAAGCCGCTTATGGACTTCTCGACCGTCGACCTCGAGAAGATTCGCACCGATCTTGCGATCGTTAGGCGTGGTGCCGAACGTGGAGCGCAGAACGAGCCGCCCAGCAACGCAAGTGGCCTCGATGAGGTAGAACTTGAGATCGTGAACGCGGTCTCATCGCTTCGAAATGAAGGATTTGAGAACTATCACAAGCAAACGTCGGCATACGATGGGCGCCTAGCACGGCTCGACCTCAGAACCATAGTGCCTCAGATAAAAACTATGCTGCACGATGCCGAGGCCGACTTCGGTGCCGCAGTTACGACAGACACGAACTACGTCTTCGCGAAGAAGGACGAGGTTACCGAGGCCCAGGCCGCATACGACTCGTTTCGCGGCCGGCACAGGTTGGATCGCCTTCCCGAACTCGAAAAGAACCCAATCCTGGCCTTCGGTATCTTGCTTGTGATCTTCTTGGCGGAAACGGTCGCCAACTCAGGATTCTTCAGTGCAACTCACCCCGGGGGCTGGTTGGGGGCCGTTTTCGAAGCAGCTGCCATCTCAGTCATCAACCTCGCTATCGGCTTCATCTTGGGAATCTTCGCGTTGCGTTACATTCGGTTGCCGTCGTTTCTATGGCGGCTACCAATGGGCATTCTGACGGTCTTTCTCGTCGGCTTCGCGATCATCTTCAATGTTTTCGCCGCTCATTATCGCGACGCGTTCGCCTTGGTGCCCCCTGAAGCGGATAACTTCATGCTTGAGGCATCGCGACTGGCACTTTCGAAGCTCATCTCGGCGAAGTACGCGCTCGTTGGCTTTCAGTCTTACTTGATGGTGTTGGTCGGCCTGCTGGTTGTGACCTACGCTTCATACAAAGGGCTTGCGTGGCTGGATCCGTACCCTGGATATGGGGCCGTATATCGCAGGCATCTTTTCCGGCGCAACGAATACCTTCGCTTGATCGATGAGCTGGTCCGAAATCTGCAGGACCGGAAGGACCAGGCAATAGCGGAGCTCCGCGAGTCGATTGCCGACATTCGTCGGCGTGACGAAGAGTACGGTGTGGTCATTTCAGAGCGGAGCCGGCTCACGCATCGCTTCAATTCCTACCAAGACAGCTTGGAGAGAGGCGCGGAGGCCCTGCTTGCGGGGTATCGCGGAGCCAATCGCAAGGCCCGGACCGAGCCGCAACCTCAAACCTTTGGCCAGCCGTGGAGGGCCGGCTGGTCTCGCGAGGTAGTGCTTGGGGATACGAGCAAGGAGGAGCGTCGGACAGCTGTGGAGGAACTGTTGTCGGCGATTGCCGTGTCGCAGACCAAGCTGCTTGAAGCCTTCAATGGTGCTTTGAAGGAATACGAAAAGCTCAGAGACTTTGGTGCGGGGGCAAGACCAAGTGCCAGCGCGGCGAACTAA
- a CDS encoding helix-turn-helix transcriptional regulator, which produces MAKAHPVDVHVGVRVRQRRTLLGMSQSGLGNSVGLTFQQIQKYERGSNRIGSSRLFEFAKVLDVPVSYFFDEMPSNALAGRPMSGRGRKGDFGEAGTPFEQEKDPLIKRETLELVRAYYKIRESRVRKRIFEMVKAVGAASHAEVLQAAKRHTRRRIEK; this is translated from the coding sequence ATGGCGAAGGCGCATCCGGTAGACGTTCATGTGGGCGTGCGTGTACGCCAGCGGCGCACGCTCCTGGGCATGTCTCAATCCGGGCTTGGCAACAGCGTCGGACTTACCTTCCAGCAGATCCAGAAGTACGAGCGCGGTTCGAACCGCATCGGCTCGAGCCGCCTGTTCGAGTTTGCCAAGGTGCTCGACGTGCCGGTCTCCTATTTCTTCGACGAGATGCCGTCGAATGCACTGGCTGGCAGGCCGATGTCGGGCCGGGGGCGCAAGGGCGACTTCGGCGAGGCGGGCACGCCGTTCGAGCAGGAGAAGGATCCGCTGATCAAGCGAGAGACTCTCGAGCTGGTGCGCGCCTACTACAAGATCCGCGAGTCGCGGGTGCGCAAGCGCATCTTCGAGATGGTCAAGGCGGTTGGCGCGGCGAGCCATGCCGAGGTGTTGCAGGCCGCGAAAAGGCACACGCGACGGCGCATTGAGAAGTAG
- a CDS encoding peptidoglycan-binding protein encodes MTRKLAGACAAFVACLVGWPSDGSAQTTNVVEVRVVVKDRSSNTLVNAAIYSRSNCPMYDPSKCYAAGVHRVQRSPSKVSCPQGAEIYARISTPGYYRQSSAGNCFSDDGPIELFVARYDATDWLTLAANGLNKEGKPNEATVLLAEAYQRNQSQDTFEETLKSAAKALGIDPKKALIRDELQKRNVASTELVDAIKKFQKEQGILVDGVLGPQTMKKLAGDRPLRDVIFEFAVQPPTKAADVKS; translated from the coding sequence ATGACGCGCAAACTGGCCGGCGCGTGCGCCGCTTTCGTCGCATGTCTAGTGGGATGGCCATCGGATGGATCGGCGCAGACGACGAACGTTGTCGAAGTTCGCGTCGTTGTTAAGGACCGCTCCTCGAACACGCTCGTGAATGCAGCCATCTACTCCCGCAGCAATTGTCCCATGTACGACCCCAGCAAGTGCTACGCGGCGGGAGTGCACAGGGTGCAGCGGTCGCCTTCAAAAGTAAGCTGCCCCCAAGGAGCGGAAATCTACGCCCGGATCTCGACGCCCGGGTACTATCGTCAGTCGAGCGCCGGGAACTGTTTCTCGGACGACGGGCCGATCGAGTTGTTTGTAGCTCGATATGATGCGACGGACTGGCTGACTCTAGCGGCCAACGGCCTGAACAAGGAGGGGAAGCCTAACGAGGCGACCGTGCTCCTTGCGGAGGCCTACCAGCGAAACCAGTCCCAGGATACGTTCGAGGAGACACTGAAGTCTGCGGCGAAGGCGCTGGGGATCGATCCCAAGAAGGCCCTGATTCGCGATGAGCTGCAGAAGCGCAATGTGGCTTCGACCGAGCTTGTTGATGCGATCAAGAAGTTTCAGAAAGAGCAAGGCATCCTCGTTGACGGTGTACTGGGCCCCCAAACCATGAAGAAGTTGGCTGGCGACCGGCCGTTGCGCGACGTCATCTTCGAGTTCGCCGTGCAGCCTCCGACAAAGGCTGCGGACGTGAAGAGCTGA
- a CDS encoding DUF4760 domain-containing protein — protein sequence MNSLRILTGFILVVLLVWALEQWVTLSNSAALAPALSKHWVHVAVIGVWVGAIGAVLVGLVFLRIHSTKAANTHVENYVTAVLFTILVGILLLDYTKEAGPIGQATIYAAMMATIGWLTSAFLSVRNQIEQNRILRDLSRKQHTLNVLLQMRESAEFNKHRYAYAKAFPRNSSIAPDHLYHLKQEAENNGQNSFDDPHPYDALRYLANYFEFLAVALRANDLDESLLKKSLRGVMVNFHSRANAFIKLNQEEEQRAYEHFCHVVEQWRNDKSIEFST from the coding sequence ATGAACTCGCTCAGAATACTAACGGGCTTTATCTTGGTTGTGCTGCTCGTTTGGGCATTGGAACAATGGGTAACACTCTCCAACTCCGCAGCTCTCGCCCCAGCACTGTCTAAGCACTGGGTGCACGTCGCGGTCATTGGAGTGTGGGTGGGTGCAATTGGCGCGGTGCTAGTGGGGTTGGTGTTTCTTCGCATACACAGTACCAAAGCTGCAAATACCCACGTAGAGAATTACGTCACCGCGGTCTTATTCACAATCCTCGTTGGCATTCTCTTACTTGACTACACCAAAGAAGCCGGTCCAATCGGACAAGCCACCATTTATGCGGCGATGATGGCGACCATCGGCTGGCTAACCTCCGCGTTCCTCAGCGTGCGAAACCAGATTGAGCAGAATAGAATCCTCCGGGACTTGAGCCGCAAGCAGCACACACTCAACGTCTTGTTGCAAATGCGAGAAAGTGCGGAGTTCAACAAACATCGGTATGCATATGCGAAAGCCTTCCCGAGAAACTCCTCAATCGCGCCGGATCATCTTTACCATTTAAAGCAGGAAGCAGAGAACAACGGGCAGAATTCGTTTGATGATCCTCATCCGTATGACGCGCTCCGGTACCTGGCCAACTATTTCGAGTTTCTCGCAGTCGCTCTGCGCGCCAATGACCTTGACGAATCTCTGCTGAAGAAGTCCCTCCGCGGCGTAATGGTCAACTTCCACTCACGGGCGAACGCTTTCATAAAGCTTAACCAAGAAGAGGAGCAGCGCGCCTACGAGCATTTTTGCCACGTCGTCGAACAATGGAGGAATGACAAATCAATAGAGTTCAGTACGTAG
- a CDS encoding SagB/ThcOx family dehydrogenase, translated as MDYSRLFHHRSKEHGAGRRAHASPEAAAQAASTIHYKVYLRCEVVELPRPDIACSLSDAIRQRASRHADGAALSLDDIGGLLLWSGGIVGGKAPREGEARPSRRAHPSGGARYPIELYLLNLAGGELARGVYHYRVREHVLEAVFGGEVLDDAKDLFRYDWIARSSAVVVMTAIFDRTQDKYGERGYRYVLVEAGHIGQNLSLVGAARGIGVTMLGGTNDPAMEALLDLDGTTESVIYSAALSKASTR; from the coding sequence ATGGACTACTCCCGGCTGTTCCATCATCGGTCGAAGGAGCACGGCGCCGGGCGGCGCGCCCATGCGTCCCCGGAGGCGGCAGCGCAGGCCGCGTCGACGATCCACTACAAGGTCTATCTGAGATGCGAGGTCGTCGAGCTGCCGCGTCCCGACATCGCCTGCAGCCTGTCCGACGCCATCCGCCAGCGCGCGAGCCGTCATGCCGACGGCGCGGCGCTCTCCCTCGACGACATCGGCGGCCTTCTCCTGTGGAGCGGCGGGATCGTGGGCGGGAAGGCGCCGCGCGAGGGCGAGGCACGGCCCTCCCGTCGCGCGCACCCGTCGGGTGGCGCCCGCTATCCCATCGAGCTGTACCTGCTCAACCTCGCCGGCGGCGAGCTTGCGCGCGGCGTCTATCACTATCGCGTGCGCGAGCACGTCCTCGAGGCCGTCTTCGGCGGCGAGGTGCTCGACGACGCGAAAGACCTGTTCCGGTACGACTGGATCGCGCGCAGCTCGGCGGTGGTCGTCATGACCGCAATCTTCGACCGCACGCAGGACAAGTACGGCGAGCGCGGCTACCGCTACGTGCTGGTCGAGGCGGGGCACATCGGGCAGAACCTGTCGCTCGTCGGCGCGGCGCGGGGGATCGGCGTCACCATGCTCGGCGGCACGAACGACCCCGCCATGGAAGCCCTGCTCGATCTCGACGGCACCACCGAATCCGTCATCTACAGCGCTGCGCTCAGCAAGGCCTCGACACGCTGA
- a CDS encoding YcaO-like family protein: protein MALPSTVTLREATDSLAGPASRFRKPWRWRERARLMLSQAGVRWGVLENVELPVASPVPLHWQPIFSFLYREGVIERPGFDSPAFRNDMPKTLSVAVRGVAGGTGERVTGHASGRDADETISKALGEFLERYSAAIVDRGACTRASIAELERRGTRFLDPRTLCRFSADQVARFEGFRYSAATPFHWVTGTELLSGQPHFIPAQLAQYPFRAAAPDEPILNPHTSNGMAGHFSREEAILAGLKELVQRDAFLIYWLNALTPRRIDVADVPEAEFQRLVAYARAHRTELHFLDLRTDLPVPTAVCIAVARRKDGPIVTVGAGNGATALQALERAYFEAIPALSLSAVPQPVDPAAETYMPFADPKIGKLERITLWRGEEWLARLGFWLDGPLEPFAAFAEQFARHRSPSAELHALTEAFRRLGPGYGIYVHTMENPIIEALGYHAVQVRVPKLVPMYLNEHQAPLEAERLSSVPAALGLTPGGRTVFPHPFP, encoded by the coding sequence ATGGCGCTTCCCTCGACGGTGACGCTCCGGGAGGCGACGGATTCGCTGGCGGGCCCGGCCTCGCGGTTCAGGAAGCCCTGGCGCTGGCGCGAGCGCGCCCGGCTCATGCTCTCGCAAGCCGGCGTGCGGTGGGGCGTGCTGGAGAACGTCGAGCTGCCCGTCGCGTCACCCGTGCCGCTGCATTGGCAGCCGATCTTCAGCTTCCTGTACCGCGAGGGCGTGATCGAGCGGCCCGGCTTCGACAGCCCGGCCTTCCGCAACGACATGCCGAAGACCCTGTCGGTCGCCGTCAGAGGCGTGGCCGGCGGCACGGGCGAGCGCGTCACCGGCCATGCCTCGGGCCGCGATGCCGACGAAACCATCTCGAAGGCCCTGGGCGAGTTCCTGGAGCGGTACTCGGCGGCCATCGTCGACCGGGGCGCCTGCACGCGCGCCTCGATCGCCGAGCTCGAACGGCGCGGGACCCGCTTCCTCGATCCGCGGACGCTGTGCCGGTTCTCGGCAGACCAGGTCGCGCGCTTCGAGGGATTTCGCTACAGCGCCGCCACTCCATTCCATTGGGTCACGGGCACGGAGCTGCTCTCGGGCCAGCCGCACTTCATCCCGGCTCAATTGGCGCAGTACCCCTTTCGGGCGGCCGCGCCGGACGAGCCCATCCTCAACCCGCACACCTCGAACGGCATGGCGGGGCACTTCTCCCGCGAGGAGGCGATTCTCGCGGGCCTCAAGGAGCTCGTCCAGCGCGACGCGTTCCTGATCTACTGGCTCAACGCCCTCACACCTCGTCGCATCGATGTCGCGGATGTTCCGGAAGCCGAGTTCCAGCGGCTCGTGGCGTATGCCAGGGCGCATCGGACCGAGCTGCACTTCCTCGACCTGCGCACCGACCTGCCCGTGCCGACGGCCGTCTGCATCGCGGTCGCGCGGCGGAAGGACGGCCCGATCGTCACCGTGGGGGCGGGCAACGGCGCGACGGCGCTCCAGGCGCTCGAGCGCGCCTACTTCGAAGCCATCCCCGCGCTCTCGCTCTCCGCGGTGCCGCAGCCCGTCGATCCGGCCGCCGAAACCTACATGCCCTTCGCCGATCCGAAGATCGGCAAGCTCGAGCGCATCACGCTGTGGCGGGGAGAGGAATGGCTCGCGCGCCTCGGCTTCTGGCTCGACGGCCCGCTGGAGCCGTTCGCAGCCTTCGCCGAGCAGTTCGCGCGCCACCGATCTCCCAGCGCGGAACTGCACGCGCTGACGGAGGCATTCCGCCGCCTCGGTCCGGGCTACGGCATCTACGTCCACACCATGGAGAACCCCATCATCGAGGCGCTGGGCTACCACGCGGTCCAGGTTCGCGTGCCCAAGCTCGTGCCGATGTACCTCAACGAACACCAGGCGCCGCTCGAGGCGGAGCGGCTCTCGTCGGTGCCCGCGGCGCTCGGCCTGACGCCGGGCGGGCGCACCGTCTTCCCGCATCCCTTTCCCTGA